The Eurosta solidaginis isolate ZX-2024a chromosome 4, ASM4086904v1, whole genome shotgun sequence genome includes a window with the following:
- the LOC137248928 gene encoding histone H3.3 type c-like, producing MRPTKKPRAKKLQKQVQSKPVEIEQPLQQIQDKQPRGNLGDTDTSSSADQELATDDHGFHSPPPNTSGTDYNLEFTDTGTRYLEQTLKEDQCSATANTIAQKQNEKRNDNMKPKEATNTKIPVPSKSASIPVANTNTAKAIVTAGASKRVMQKRQAQRDLKYFKNYRKLVARVDHMIPRAAFGRLVREIMLGLGTDVQYVTVTALEALQTATEAYVQGRLEDANLLALHARRRTLMAKDMELIHFLRTNQR from the coding sequence TAAAAAACCTCGagcaaaaaaactacaaaaacaagTTCAATCAAAGCCAGTAGAAATAGAGCAGCCGCTACAACAAATACAGGATAAACAACCGCGAGGGAATTTAGGTGATACAGATACGAGTAGCTCAGCTGATCAGGAATTAGCCACAGATGATCATGGCTTTCACTCACCTCCACCCAATACTAGTGGCACTGATTATAATTTGGAGTTTACAGACACTGGCACAAGATATCTCGAACAAACATTAAAAGAAGATCAATGCTCAGCCACAGCTAATACAATTGcgcaaaaacaaaatgaaaagagAAATGATAACATGAAACCCAAGGAAGCAACAAACACAAAAATTCCGGTTCCTTCAAAGAGTGCATCAATACCAGTAGCAAACACAAATACCGCGAAAGCAATTGTAACAGCTGGAGCTAGTAAGAGAGTGATGCAAAAGCGGCAGGCCCAACGAGatcttaagtattttaaaaattatagaaaattagTAGCACGTGTGGATCATATGATACCTCGCGCAGCATTTGGTCGTCTAGTACGCGAAATAATGTTAGGTTTAGGTACAGATGTACAATATGTAACTGTAACTGCTTTGGAGGCTCTTCAAACGGCCACTGAGGCATATGTTCAAGGTCGTTTGGAAGATGCTAATCTGTTGGCCTTGCATGCACGTCGAAGAACTTTAATGGCGAAAGATATGGAGTTGATACATTTTCTAAGAACCAATCAAAGATAA